In the Populus trichocarpa isolate Nisqually-1 chromosome 1, P.trichocarpa_v4.1, whole genome shotgun sequence genome, one interval contains:
- the LOC7465062 gene encoding uncharacterized protein LOC7465062 — MARAVLSNAKMLVLRETSRPLQCHFSSPPAVQQPEKSGNSVKCSKMGDWVPHPRTGIYFPKGHEWVMDDVPENAASFSQTYWLRNVDGVEKPGPDTPHDHYLATNLYPV, encoded by the exons ATGGCTAGAGCTGTGCTTTCAAATGCAAAGATGCTAGTGCTTAG GGAAACGTCTAGGCCACTCCAGTGCCATTTTAGCAGTCCTCCAGCAGTACAGCAGCCAGAAAAGTCAGGGAACTCAGTGAAATGTAGCAAGATGGGGGATTGGGTACCTCATCCTCGCACaggaatttattttccaaaaggCCATGAGTGGGTGATGGATGATGTACCAGAGAATGCAGCTTCATTCAGTCAGACTTATTGGCTGAGGAATGTTGATGGTGTTGAGAAACCAGGCCCTGATACACCCCATGACCATTACTTGGCCACCAATCTGTATCCAGTTTAG
- the LOC18095179 gene encoding probable E3 ubiquitin-protein ligase RHY1A produces the protein MTSASELFYQRRSRVSRADSDLGLEPSLSDRSFYQNYNRRHHHNHNHNHRHDLDGCDPLRRPPHVRTPCHRLSSPSERASARLDQDTDQFVPSNNLTAETLSRPRVTGNGRLPGAVLLARARLLERLRGVSLSVNRRSGPASFGIYNREYTLGDELRVVDAGAWGTDISTGLFAGVSPFNDSTFQTERPHTVQESCKKKPPGLTQDALQCLQSEVFSCLGKGIEGGSSPVSRDCSICLESFSEGDELIRLPCDHRFHSACLDPWVRTCGDCPYCRRDIVVSND, from the exons ATGACGAGCGCTTCGGAGTTATTTTATCAAAGAAGGTCCCGTGTGAGCCGAGCCGATTCCGATCTAGGGCTCGAGCCTTCTCTCTCTGACCGTAGTTTTTACCAAAATTACAATCGCCGCCATCaccataatcataatcataaccATCGTCATGATTTGGACGGCTGTGATCCTCTCCGCAGACCGCCCCACGTGCGGACCCCCTGCCACCGGCTGTCATCCCCATCT GAACGTGCCTCAGCTCGACTGGATCAAGATACCGACCAGTTTGTACCAAGTAACAATCTCACCGCTGAAACTTTAAGCCGGCCAAGAGTGACTGGAAATGGGAGGCTTCCTGGAGCTGTGCTACTAGCAAGGGCAAGGCTTCTTGAAAGGTTAAGAGGAGTGTCACTTTCTGTAAACAG GCGAAGTGGCCCAGCTTCCTTTGGCATCTATAACAGGGAGTATACGCTTGGTGACGAATTGAGGGTTGTTGATGCAGGAGCCTGGGGAACTGACATTTCTACAGGGTTGTTTGCTGGAGTTTCTCCTTTCAATGACTCAACCTTTCAAACCGAAAGACCTCACACCGTGCAGGAATCATGCAAGAAGAAACCGCCTGGTCTAACTCAAGATGCCCTTCAGTGTTTGCAATCAGAGGTATTTAGCTGTTTAGGGAAGGGTATTGAAGGGGGTTCATCTCCGGTGTCGCGGGATTGTAGTATATGTCTCGAGAGTTTCAGTGAAGGAGACGAGCTTATTCGTTTGCCCTGTGACCATAGATTCCACTCTGCTTGCCTGGATCCTTGGGTCCGGACTTGTGGGGACTGCCCATATTGTAGAAGAGATATAGTTGTAAGTAAtgattga